Part of the Tenacibaculum sp. SZ-18 genome, ACCTAATAAATCTAAACTTTTTAATGCCGAAGATAGCTGTCCTTTTCCTCCATCAATAACAATTAACTGTGGTAACGGCTTGTCTTCTTGAAGTAATCTTTTATACCTACGAAAAACTACTTCTTCCATAGAAGCAAAATCATCTGGACCTTCGACGGTTTTAATATTAAAATGTCTGTAATCTTTTTTACTCGGCTTTCCTTCTTTAAATACAACACAGGCTGCAACAGGATTTGTTCCTTGAATATTTGAGTTATCAAAACACTCAATATGAACAGGCTCTTCTTTTAAACGTAAGTCTTTTTTCATTTGCGCCATGATTCTTTTCACATGACGATCAGGATCAACAATTTTTATTTGTTTGAATTGCTCTTGTCTGTAATACTTAGCATTTCGCAAAGAAAGTTCAACAATTCTCTTTTTATCTCCTAATTTAGGAACTGTAACTTTGATTTTATCTCCCAGTTCAACTTCAAAAGGCACATAAACTTCGCGAGATAATGAACTAAATCTCTGGCGAGTTTCTACAATAAAAAGCTCTAATAATTCCTTATCTGTTTCATCTAACTTCTTTTTAATTTCTGTGGTATAAGACTGAATGATAGAACCATTCATGATTTTAAAGAAGTTAGCATAACCATGTGTTTCATCTGAGATAATTGAAAATACATCCACATTATTAATAGTTGGATTTACAATTGTTGATTTTGCTTGATAATTTTGAAGTGAAACAAGCTTTTCCTTAATTAACTGCGCCTCCTCAAAATTCATTGCTGCTGCATATTCCATCATTATATTATGCAAACTTTCAAGACTTTCCTTGAAGTTTCCTTTTATAATACTACGTATTTTCTTGATGTTATCCATGTAAGCTTCTTCATCTTGATAAGCTTCACAAGGACCTTTACAATTCTTTAAATGATACTCTAAACATACTTTGTACTTTCCAGAATCTACTTTAGGTTTGCTTAAGTCATAATTACAAGTTCTTAAAGGGTACAGTTGCTTTATTAAATCCAACAAATTATGAACTGTTTTTACACTTGTATACGGACCGTAATATTCTGAACCATCCTTAATAACTCTTCTGGTCAAAAACACACGTGGGAAACGTTCTTTTTTAATGCAAATCCATGGATATGATTTATCATCTTTTAATAATACATTATACCTAGGTTTATATTTTTTTATAAGATTATTTTCTAATAAAAGTGCATCAGTTTCTGTATTAACAACTATGTGCTCAATACGAACAATCTTTTTT contains:
- the uvrC gene encoding excinuclease ABC subunit UvrC yields the protein MPTSLELQVKTLPHSPGVYQYFDKDDFVIYVGKAKNLKKRVSSYFTKNHEYGKTRVLVKKIVRIEHIVVNTETDALLLENNLIKKYKPRYNVLLKDDKSYPWICIKKERFPRVFLTRRVIKDGSEYYGPYTSVKTVHNLLDLIKQLYPLRTCNYDLSKPKVDSGKYKVCLEYHLKNCKGPCEAYQDEEAYMDNIKKIRSIIKGNFKESLESLHNIMMEYAAAMNFEEAQLIKEKLVSLQNYQAKSTIVNPTINNVDVFSIISDETHGYANFFKIMNGSIIQSYTTEIKKKLDETDKELLELFIVETRQRFSSLSREVYVPFEVELGDKIKVTVPKLGDKKRIVELSLRNAKYYRQEQFKQIKIVDPDRHVKRIMAQMKKDLRLKEEPVHIECFDNSNIQGTNPVAACVVFKEGKPSKKDYRHFNIKTVEGPDDFASMEEVVFRRYKRLLQEDKPLPQLIVIDGGKGQLSSALKSLDLLGLRGKIAIIGIAKRLEEIYYPGDSVPLYLDKKSETLKIIQYLRNEAHRFGITFHRNKRSKSAIQSELEMIPDVGKQTITNLLRKFKSAKRVKNATLQELIEVVGNARAQKIHQYFHAKK